One stretch of Acidobacteriota bacterium DNA includes these proteins:
- the rpiB gene encoding ribose 5-phosphate isomerase B translates to MAVGADHGGFELKSSIIEHLRDQGLPVHDCGCTSKDAVDYPDFAHAVANLVGTGVCRWGIVVDGAGIGSCMAANKVPGVRAALCYDLSSARNSREHNHANVLTLGAGLIGNGLAHQIVDEWLATPWGPDRHARRVAKITDIEKRYLRPGAEA, encoded by the coding sequence ATAGCAGTCGGTGCGGACCACGGCGGCTTCGAACTCAAATCATCGATCATCGAGCATTTGCGCGACCAGGGCCTTCCAGTCCACGATTGCGGCTGCACAAGCAAAGATGCGGTGGACTATCCGGACTTCGCACACGCGGTAGCCAATCTGGTCGGTACGGGCGTGTGTCGCTGGGGCATCGTCGTCGACGGTGCCGGCATCGGCTCGTGCATGGCCGCCAACAAGGTGCCCGGCGTGCGGGCCGCTCTCTGTTACGACCTCTCCTCCGCCCGCAACAGCCGTGAACACAACCACGCCAACGTCCTCACCCTCGGTGCAGGCCTGATCGGCAACGGCCTGGCACACCAGATTGTCGACGAATGGCTGGCTACGCCGTGGGGACCCGACCGCCATGCCCGCCGGGTAGCGAAAATCACCGACATCGAAAAAAGATATCTGCGGCCGGGAGCAGAAGCATGA
- the deoC gene encoding deoxyribose-phosphate aldolase has translation MPRDLAQFIDHTLLRPDATPADIDRLCDEAAEYGFAAVCINPSWVARAKRRLRNAGVTVASVVGFPLGANTPEIKAMEARRALRDGAREIDMVINIGALKGDKHDLVKRDIAGVSDACREVGALNKVIIEAAYLTDEEKVIACRLAVAGRAHYVKTSTGFGPGGATVFDVALMREVVGAKVGVKAAGGIHTADEVREMITAGATRIGASAGVRIVTGEEGESGGSY, from the coding sequence GTGCCGAGAGATCTGGCGCAGTTCATCGACCATACCCTGTTGCGTCCGGACGCAACTCCAGCCGACATTGATCGGCTGTGCGACGAGGCAGCAGAGTACGGCTTCGCCGCGGTGTGCATCAACCCCTCCTGGGTGGCACGAGCGAAGAGGCGTTTACGAAATGCTGGCGTCACTGTCGCGTCGGTTGTCGGCTTCCCTCTCGGAGCCAACACCCCCGAGATCAAGGCGATGGAGGCGCGCCGCGCATTGCGCGACGGCGCACGGGAAATCGATATGGTGATCAATATCGGAGCTCTGAAGGGCGACAAGCACGATCTGGTGAAACGCGACATCGCTGGCGTGTCAGACGCCTGTCGGGAGGTCGGCGCTCTCAACAAGGTGATCATCGAGGCCGCGTATTTGACCGACGAGGAGAAGGTGATCGCCTGCCGGCTCGCTGTTGCCGGCCGCGCCCACTATGTCAAGACCTCGACCGGCTTCGGTCCCGGAGGTGCCACCGTCTTCGACGTCGCACTGATGCGCGAGGTGGTTGGCGCCAAGGTCGGCGTGAAGGCGGCCGGCGGCATCCATACCGCCGACGAGGTTCGCGAGATGATCACCGCCGGCGCGACCCGTATCGGTGCCTCAGCGGGCGTCCGTATCGTGACCGGCGAGGAAGGAGAGTCCGGTGGATCATATTGA
- a CDS encoding BMC domain-containing protein — protein sequence MAEALGMIECRGFAAVVEAADAMVKAAKVELVSYEKTGGGYVTAIVRGDVAAVKAAVEAGIRGAETVGEVVSTHVIARPHTNIDIVLPLGRADEAAGETKAKGKR from the coding sequence ATGGCTGAAGCGTTGGGAATGATCGAGTGCCGCGGGTTCGCGGCAGTGGTCGAGGCTGCAGACGCCATGGTCAAGGCGGCCAAGGTGGAGCTGGTTTCGTACGAAAAGACTGGGGGTGGCTACGTCACCGCTATCGTACGCGGCGACGTCGCCGCGGTGAAGGCGGCGGTCGAGGCCGGAATCCGCGGTGCCGAGACCGTCGGCGAAGTGGTCTCCACCCACGTCATCGCACGCCCCCACACCAACATCGACATCGTCCTGCCCCTCGGCCGCGCCGACGAGGCCGCCGGCGAGACCAAGGCCAAAGGCAAGCGCTGA
- a CDS encoding EutN/CcmL family microcompartment protein, with protein sequence MLLGRVAGTLVASRKDEGLQGQKFLVVRELGVDGKETGGHVVAADSVGAGFGEVVLWASGSSARQTEYTRDRPCDAVIMAIVDSWEVGGKEVYRKTPAGGEWAS encoded by the coding sequence ATGCTGCTCGGGCGAGTGGCCGGCACCCTGGTCGCGAGCCGCAAGGACGAAGGCCTGCAGGGCCAGAAGTTCCTGGTGGTTCGCGAGCTCGGGGTGGATGGCAAGGAGACCGGTGGCCACGTAGTGGCCGCGGACTCGGTGGGAGCAGGTTTCGGGGAGGTGGTGTTGTGGGCATCCGGCTCCTCGGCGCGCCAGACCGAGTACACCCGCGACCGACCGTGCGACGCGGTCATCATGGCGATTGTCGACAGCTGGGAGGTCGGTGGGAAAGAGGTCTACCGCAAGACTCCGGCTGGCGGCGAGTGGGCGAGTTGA